The Sphingomonas sp. HF-S4 sequence GAGGCCGACAAGGGCGGCCCCGGCGGCGACATCTACGTCAAGGGCGCCTGGGTGCTCCACACGTTGCGCAATCTGATTGGCGACGCGGCGTTCAAGGAAGTCACCACGCGCCTCGTCTATGGCCGCCCCGACCCGAAGCCGGGCAATTTCCAGCCGCGCTTCGCCACCACCAACGAATATGTCGGGATCGTCAACAAGGTGACGGGCAAGGACCTGACCTGGTTCTTCGATGTCTATCTGCGCGAAGCGGCGCTCCCCGAGCTGCTCGAGACCCGTACCGGCGACCGGTTGACGCTGCGCTGGAAGACGCCGGGCGACCGCCCCTTCCCGCTTCCGCTCGAAGTCCAGGTCGACGGCGAGGTGCGGACCGTAGCGATGCCAGGAGGCACCGCGACCATCCCCGTTCCCGCCGACGCGCACGTCGTGGCCGACCCGTGGTCGCGCATCCTCAAGCGCTCTCTCGCGGTCGAGGCCGTTCAGGCGCAGCAACAGCGCGGCGGCTAGTTGAGAACCGTCCAAGCTTTCGAGGACCTACACCATCCGAGCGCAAACCCGGCTATTCCGGTCTCAAGCGTATTGAGGTCGGATGCCACCCCGCGCGAAGCCGGGGAGGGAGCGCCAAACCCGTCCGAAATTATTTCAAAAAAAAACGTACCAGCCCGGGAACCCCGGACCGCAATGACCGTTCTGCTATTCGGATAGTGACCTTTTGCCCCCCCGCTCTCGCTATCCAAGACATGGGCCCGGAAGCGTCAACCCTCCCCCCCCCCGGTGACGCTTCCGGGCCTAACACTTTCTCCCGACATCGAAAATCTCCGATCCCGCCCCCAGGCAGTTTCATGCCTGTCGCGGAACGATTTCGCCTGTCCGGGCATTTCTCCCCCGCCCCACAAGCTGGAGAGTTTCAATGCGCAAGATTTTCACCTGTGCCGCGCTTGCCGCTGCCGTCCTCGTCTCGGCCTGCAACACCGTCGAGGGCGTCGGCCGCGACGTATCGTCGGCAGGCGACACCGTCGCCAAGACCGCGGACGACGCCAAGTAAGATCGTCCCCTACAAGTTACAGGAGAGGCCCCTTCCCGCTCGCGCGGGGAGGGGTTTTTCCGTTCAAGTCGCCGGTTCTTCGCTCTCGGCCGCGCGCTCGCGCCGCTTGTGCGTGATCCGGATCGCCACCAGCGCCAGGAAATAGAGCGCACAAAGCGGCACCGCGAGCAGCAGCTGCGATCCGACATCGGGCGGCGTCAGCACCGCCGACAGCGCGAATGCGCCGACCACCGCATAGCGCCACGCGCCCTTCAATTGCTCGTACGTGACGATCCCGGCATGCTCGAGCAGCATCAGCAGCACCGGAAGCAGGAACGAGATCCCGAAGCCGAAGATGAACTGCATCACGAACTTGAGATAGTCGTTGACGTCGGGCAGCGCCTGTTGCTGCACCCCGGTATCGCCGAGCTGCCCCTGAAAGCTCAGCAGGAATTTGAGCGCCACGGGGATCGCCACGAAATAGGCCATGCACGCGCCCGCGATGAACAGCACGGGGGTGGCGAGCAGGAAAGGCAGCAGCGCCTTCTTTTCCTTGCGGTACAGCCCCGGCGCGACGAATTGCCAAAGCTGGTTGGCGATCACCGGGAAGGCGAGCATCAGCGCGGCGAAGAACGCGATCTTGATCTCGACCAGGAAGCCGCCGAACACCTGGGTGTTGATGATCGTCGTCTGTCCCGCCGCCTTGAGCGGATGGACCAGCCACGCGAAGATCGTCCGCGCGAAATACAGGCACCCGCCGAAACAAAGCACCAGCGCCGCCAGCGACCAGAGGAGACGCCGCCGCAGCTCGATGAGATGGTCGAGCAAGGGGGCCTGGCTGTCGTCGATCTCGTTCACGATTGTGGCTCGTCCGAGGATGCGGGCTTGGGTTTTCGCACCCGCTTGGGCTTGGCGGGTGCCGGCGCTTCGGCATCGCCGGGAAACAGCACCGGCTGCTCGACCATCACTGGGGCGGCATCGGCCGGGTCGTGGAACGCCGCCTCCGCCATGCTTGCATCAGAAGCGGTCGCGTCGTGCCCGCCAAGATCGGCCTCGGGTGCCGGGAGCGCGGGCGTCGGCGGATGCTCGCGCATGATCCGCTCGTTCTCCGCAGCCCATTGCTTCTCCATCTCGGCCAGCTCGGATTCGCGCACCATCGCGTCGAATCCCGAGCGGAACTGCCGCGCGACGCCGCGCGCCTTGCCGACCCATTTGCCGACGAAGCGCATTGCCTTGGGAAGATCCTTGGGTCCGATCACCAGCAGCGCCACCACGGCCACAAGCAGCA is a genomic window containing:
- a CDS encoding entericidin A/B family lipoprotein; the protein is MRKIFTCAALAAAVLVSACNTVEGVGRDVSSAGDTVAKTADDAK
- the tatC gene encoding twin-arginine translocase subunit TatC — translated: MNEIDDSQAPLLDHLIELRRRLLWSLAALVLCFGGCLYFARTIFAWLVHPLKAAGQTTIINTQVFGGFLVEIKIAFFAALMLAFPVIANQLWQFVAPGLYRKEKKALLPFLLATPVLFIAGACMAYFVAIPVALKFLLSFQGQLGDTGVQQQALPDVNDYLKFVMQFIFGFGISFLLPVLLMLLEHAGIVTYEQLKGAWRYAVVGAFALSAVLTPPDVGSQLLLAVPLCALYFLALVAIRITHKRRERAAESEEPAT
- the tatB gene encoding Sec-independent protein translocase protein TatB: MLDVAPTELLLVAVVALLVIGPKDLPKAMRFVGKWVGKARGVARQFRSGFDAMVRESELAEMEKQWAAENERIMREHPPTPALPAPEADLGGHDATASDASMAEAAFHDPADAAPVMVEQPVLFPGDAEAPAPAKPKRVRKPKPASSDEPQS